Within Cucumis melo cultivar AY chromosome 4, USDA_Cmelo_AY_1.0, whole genome shotgun sequence, the genomic segment GCAAATAGCGTTGAAAAAAGAACATAATCTAGTGATAGCCACTCTAACATTGTTAGGTAAATTTCCACGTATTGCAATTGGGAGAAGTTGTTGCATTATAACATGGCAATCATGTGATTTAAGACCAGAGAGCGTTAGGTTCTCTAAAGATACCAAACTTCTGAAATTCAACGAATAACCTTCTGGAGCCTTAAGATCAGACAAAGTTCTGCAAATAGAGACTTTCTCCTCTCTTGACAATGTATAACATGCTGCAGGTATGTAAGTTCTACTTCCATCGGACACAGGGGCCAACTCGGGTCGAATGTTCATTTCTACCAAATCAAGTCTAGCACTCAATCCATCCTTACTCTTCCCTGGTATGTCAAGCAGTGTACCAATTATATTCATCaatacattcttctcaatatgcataaCATCAAGACAGTGTCTTACATGTAATTTTTTCCAGTACGTTAACTCATAGAATGCAGAAATCCTCTTCCAGTAGTCGTTCGAAATATCTTCATTCAACCTTCTAGTAGACCTTTTACCGCATGGAAAGGTCTTATCCTTAAGTCTATTATAAATTGTCTCGCCTGATAAAGGGAGAGGAGGTGTTCCATGCTCCTGATTACCATCAAATGCTTTCTTTTGTCTCCTATAAGGGTGATGACGTGGCAAGTATTTTCTATGTCCCATATATGCATTTTTCTTCCCATGTGGTAGTCTTATAGAAGAAGTTTCCTCCCCACATATTGGACAAGCCTTATACCCCTTCACGCTACACCCACACAGGTTCCCgtatgcaggaaaatcattgataGTCTACAGTAAGACAGCTCGCAGGGTGAATCTTTCATTTCTATGTGCATCAAAACACTGAACACCTTCTTCCCACATAAGTTTGAGATCATCAATCAAAGGTGCTAGGTAGACATTTATGTCGTATCCTGGTTGCTTAGGTCCCGAGATTAACATAGTTAACATTAAATACTTCCTCCTCATACATAGCCATGGTGGAAGGTTGTATATTGTAGCAATCACaggccaacaactatatttcGTTGATAAATCTCCGTATGGATTGATGCCATCTGTGGACAACCCCAAGCGGAGGTTTCTCGGTTCGGACCCAAAATCTGGCCACAAATGGTCTACCAACCTCCAAGATGGAGTATCAGCTGGATGCCTTAACACACCGTCTACTTTCCTGTCATTTGCATGCCAACACAAGTGCTTTGCATATTCGGAGTTCTTGAACATCCTTAAGAACCTCGGAACAATTGGAAAATACCACAGCTGTTTAGCTGCAACTCCCTTAATCTCTTCATTTGAGTTCTTACTTGTCTTCCACCTCGAAGTGTTACATTTAGGACACCTACTGATGTCTGCCAGATCTTTTCTATACAAGCAACAATCGTTAGGGCATGCATCTATTTTTTGATAACTAAGGCCCAAAGCAGTAAGcgttttttttttgcttcatacaTGGATATCggcattttattattttcaggCAATAACTCGCTAATCGTTGCCAGTAGTTCGGAGAAGCTAGCATTACTCCATCCAAATCTAACCTTCAGGTTGTATAGCCTAACTAATGCTGATAACTTTGTGAATCTTTTACAACCAGGAAATAGAGGCTTCTTTGCATCATCGAACATATTGTCAAACGTATTAGGTACTTCAGAAAACTGATCGCGGACATTTTGAACCATATTTATCACATGAAATAAATCATCGTCGACCGTTTCTTCGTTCGTGTAAGCCTGTCGATTACATGAAGTCTCTGATGTAAAAGATTCGCCATGCCAAAACCATATCTTATAGCTTTGATCGATCCCATTGGCATATAGATGATATCTGACTGTTGATTCGTCTTGCGGCAAACGgttcccacatttcaaacatgGACACCTGATAGTACTGGAACCTTTGGCATGACGAAAACAAAATTGAATGAACGCTTCCACTCCCAATTCATACTCCCTGGACATCCTATTCtccatcatccatgatttgtccatTAGACGATATTACACGGTTTATATATCTCAGAAGTTAGGACTTAGTCAAACCTGTTTGCAAAGAAATAGTAAGAAAACTGGCCAAATcctctaaaagaaaataaaaataaaccaaatggCTATCAAATTCCTGACCAAAAATTTGCGTCTAAAACAAGCATGTTAGAACTTAGAAAGACACTCCAAAGTTCCAAATCTAGTCTTAATTTAGAGAAACCATGCACCTAGTAAGTGGGGAGTGACTGAGAGTTTAAATAGTTCGTTAAGAGAAGATAGGTGACGGGGAGGGGGAGTAGTGGGGAGACCATCTAGAGAGAGAGGTTGAGGAGGAGATGATCTCCTGTGGGGAGACCATTTTGATATCTTTCCCTCACCAACCTGAAGCCTGTGTAGAGAAATTTCCACAACAAACTAGTCATTCAGCATGATTTTAACTTCTTCCACACCCTTTCCCTTGACAGCAGCACCGTAGCCTAGGATCACTCCATAATTGTGTGTTGCTCCACAATCAATGAGCACAACAAATTTAGATCCATGGATTGTTCCTCTCACCTTCATTGTAAGTTCAAACGAAC encodes:
- the LOC127148819 gene encoding uncharacterized protein LOC127148819; translation: MDKSWMMENRMSREYELGVEAFIQFCFRHAKGSSTIRCPCLKCGNRLPQDESTVRYHLYANGIDQSYKIWFWHGESFTSETSCNRQAYTNEETVDDDLFHVINMVQNVRDQFSEVPNTFDNMFDDAKKPLFPGCKRFTKLSALVRLYNLKVRFGWSNASFSELLATISELLPENNKMPISIKDLADISRCPKCNTSRWKTSKNSNEEIKGVAAKQLWYFPIVPRFLRMFKNSEYAKHLCWHANDRKVDGVLRHPADTPSWRLVDHLWPDFGSEPRNLRLGLSTDGINPYGDLSTKYSCWPVIATIYNLPPWLCMRRKYLMLTMLISGPKQPGYDINVYLAPLIDDLKLMWEEGVQCFDAHRNERFTLRAVLLVKGYKACPICGEETSSIRLPHGKKNAYMGHRKYLPRHHPYRRQKKAFDGNQEHGTPPLPLSGETIYNRLKDKTFPCGKRSTRRLNEDISNDYWKRISAFYELTYWKKLHVRHCLDVMHIEKNVLMNIIGTLLDIPGKSKDGLSARLDLVEMNIRPELAPVSDGSRTYIPAACYTLSREEKVSICRTLSDLKAPEGYSLNFRSLVSLENLTLSGLKSHDCHVIMQQLLPIAIRGNLPNNQDVVETLCLLEKYFPPSFFTIMVHLCVHLVREAKLCGPIYLRWMYPFERYMKMLKSYVRNRNRPEGSIAEAHICEEAVEFCSEFLSGLDPIGLGSFKSREEGRIERPLSAGSSTTPSQVTRLALHRRHMEILKSSNPRRARNEKWLRDEHNRSFPNWIRDEVMREIQEGQVVSMTIRWIAHGPHPVVMIYEGYKVNGICYNTKRRDDTRTVQNSGVMFVASTMHVASAKDKNPIIADMSFYGVIQGIWEVSYNTFGVTLFRCDWVDTKNGVRVDDLGFTLVDLNRIGHYSGSFILASQARQVFYVKDPSDDRWSVVVKPQEKDFVDNFNNDELGDTSLHCPAILECPADMTREDEEIPYIRVDCEGTWDTFNSNLEDLLVVFNSPLGSS